The window AGGAGCGCCTGCAGTTCGGCCCAGCAGCCGTGGATGTCACCGATGATCAGCGTGGCCATGGGGGCTACTGTGGCGAAGCTGCGGGGCGCAATCAAGCAGGAAGCGTTGACCAGACGCGAGGATCAGTCGCGCGACGCATCGAGCAGCGGTTCCAGGCGCGGCTCCCCTCGCGGCAGCGCCAGCAGGCCCACGGCCACGAGAGTGGGCAGGTAGTAGCCGAGCAGACGCCAGGCGCTCATCAGCAGCAGGAGCAACGGGCCCGGGATCTCGGCCGCGAACAGCCCGAGAAAGAGCAGCTCCGCCCCCCCGGCGGCGCCCGGCGTCGGGACGAGGGCCATGAGCGTCGAGCAAAGCCACTGGAGCACGAGCACCCGCAGCGGC of the Candidatus Latescibacterota bacterium genome contains:
- a CDS encoding flippase-like domain-containing protein; translation: AVFVVRWSARGRRVLGSLLDAWRHTRRLIGTSLRERPLAWAGNLLLSALQWLARYSLLVALLGAFGLDAQPLRVLVLQWLCSTLMALVPTPGAAGGAELLFLGLFAAEIPGPLLLLLMSAWRLLGYYLPTLVAVGLLALPRGEPRLEPLLDASRD